From Agromyces sp. SYSU T00194, a single genomic window includes:
- a CDS encoding acyltransferase family protein — protein sequence MSESESPSPSGPPPAVPAQPPRPRGKRRVPMWDNARWIAITLVVVGHGILPLIAESDSAYSVYLFIYSFHVAVFVTVSGYFTKSAPQNARALRLILTDVVFPYLVFETIWTVVKWLTGGAFSLDYTTPSWTLWFLLALAMWRIALPYLVLLRYPLLIAIVISIGAGYTEAIDSTLALTRTFGMLPFFVFGWQLRQWQVTDRWLDLRPAVVWRWRAGAIALFAIVLAVMPLAIGTWRDIGLRRFMLYDDAYMAIGYDEPWSGLIRLALLASAMVMTVAFLMLMPRGAHWFTPYGAATMYIYLLHSFVLYPIRESDLLAGDQPAWALPIMIVFCVGVSILLSQPLVMRIFRPLVQPRARWLFRPEPHTATGTIVLPDDDDLLRGSGPPAPSH from the coding sequence ATGTCCGAGTCCGAGTCGCCCTCGCCCTCCGGCCCGCCGCCCGCGGTCCCCGCCCAGCCCCCGCGACCACGCGGGAAGCGGCGGGTGCCCATGTGGGACAACGCCCGCTGGATCGCGATCACGCTCGTGGTCGTCGGCCACGGCATCCTGCCGCTGATCGCCGAGTCCGACTCCGCCTACAGCGTGTACCTGTTCATCTACTCGTTCCACGTGGCGGTCTTCGTCACCGTGTCGGGGTACTTCACGAAGTCGGCCCCGCAGAACGCGCGCGCGCTGCGGCTGATCCTCACCGACGTCGTCTTCCCGTACCTGGTCTTCGAGACCATCTGGACGGTCGTCAAGTGGCTCACGGGCGGCGCGTTCTCGCTCGACTACACGACGCCGTCCTGGACGCTCTGGTTCCTGCTCGCCCTGGCGATGTGGCGCATCGCCCTGCCGTACCTCGTGCTGCTGCGGTATCCGCTGCTCATCGCCATCGTCATCTCGATCGGCGCCGGGTACACCGAGGCCATCGACTCGACGCTCGCGCTCACGCGCACGTTCGGCATGCTGCCGTTCTTCGTGTTCGGCTGGCAGCTGCGCCAGTGGCAGGTCACCGATCGCTGGCTCGACCTGCGCCCGGCCGTCGTCTGGCGCTGGCGCGCCGGCGCCATCGCGCTGTTCGCGATCGTGCTCGCCGTCATGCCGCTCGCCATCGGCACCTGGCGCGACATCGGGCTGCGGCGCTTCATGCTGTACGACGACGCCTACATGGCGATCGGGTACGACGAGCCGTGGTCGGGACTCATCCGGCTCGCGCTGCTCGCCTCCGCCATGGTCATGACCGTGGCGTTCCTGATGCTCATGCCGCGCGGGGCGCACTGGTTCACGCCGTACGGCGCGGCGACGATGTACATCTACCTGCTGCACAGCTTCGTGCTCTACCCCATCCGCGAGTCCGACCTGCTCGCAGGCGACCAGCCGGCCTGGGCGCTGCCGATCATGATCGTGTTCTGCGTCGGCGTGTCGATCCTGCTCTCGCAACCCCTGGTGATGCGGATCTTCCGCCCGCTGGTGCAGCCCCGCGCGCGCTGGCTGTTCCGCCCGGAGCCGCACACCGCGACCGGCACCATCGTGCTGCCCGACGACGACGACCTGCTGCGGGGCTCCGGGCCGCCCGCGCCGTCGCACTGA
- a CDS encoding potassium channel family protein, with product MRPKHAPREDEIARRLAWERVLATPLLVLGAAFIVAYSVLILDDGDLGPDWRSAMLTTALVTWIAFGVDYVVRLIVTPHRYRWNFVSHNVIDLLSVLIPLFRAFRVMHLLRQVPYFRSRTGNAVRARIVSYAVGYAIIFVYFIALATLQAERDAPGATITDFGLAVWWAVVTIATVGYGDTYPVTVVGRLYATALMVGGIAIVGTASATMISVISDKIGVSLHRDIPSGAGGDDGATGAGDAGDAGATDADATDDGRIA from the coding sequence GTGAGGCCGAAGCACGCACCGCGCGAGGACGAGATCGCCCGGCGCCTCGCATGGGAGCGGGTGCTGGCGACGCCGCTCCTCGTGCTCGGGGCGGCGTTCATCGTGGCGTACTCGGTGCTCATCCTCGACGACGGCGACCTCGGCCCCGACTGGCGTTCGGCGATGCTGACCACGGCCCTCGTCACCTGGATCGCGTTCGGCGTCGACTACGTGGTGCGCCTGATCGTGACGCCGCACCGGTACCGGTGGAACTTCGTCTCGCACAACGTGATCGACCTGCTCTCGGTGCTGATCCCGCTGTTCCGCGCCTTCCGCGTGATGCACCTGCTGCGGCAGGTGCCGTACTTCCGGTCGAGGACGGGCAACGCGGTGCGCGCGCGCATCGTCTCGTACGCCGTGGGCTACGCGATCATCTTCGTCTACTTCATCGCGCTCGCGACCCTGCAGGCCGAGCGCGACGCGCCCGGGGCGACGATCACCGACTTCGGCCTGGCCGTCTGGTGGGCGGTCGTGACCATCGCCACGGTCGGCTACGGCGACACGTATCCCGTGACGGTCGTCGGTCGGCTGTACGCGACCGCGCTCATGGTCGGCGGCATCGCCATCGTGGGCACCGCGTCGGCGACGATGATCTCGGTCATCTCCGACAAGATCGGGGTCTCCCTGCACCGCGACATCCCGTCGGGCGCGGGCGGCGACGACGGCGCGACGGGCGCCGGCGACGCCGGCGACGCCGGCGCGACGGACGCCGACGCGACCGACGACGGACGGATAGCCTGA
- a CDS encoding phosphoribosyltransferase — protein sequence MSIDHDAGTDEIRREILGWDDFAGASRTLASDVLGSGFRPDVVIAIARGGLLLAGAIAYALGTKNCGSINVEFYTGVDARLPEPIVSGPMLDAPALAGKRVLLVDDVSDSGRTLKKVVGMITDAGAEVRTATLYVKSQTVLVPDYTYRSTDDWIVFPWSALPPVDEAVEAAS from the coding sequence ATGAGCATCGACCACGACGCGGGCACGGACGAGATCCGCCGCGAGATCCTCGGCTGGGACGACTTCGCGGGGGCGTCGCGCACCCTCGCGTCCGACGTGCTGGGCAGCGGCTTCCGCCCCGACGTCGTGATCGCGATCGCGCGCGGCGGGCTGCTGCTGGCGGGTGCGATCGCCTACGCGCTCGGCACCAAGAACTGCGGTTCGATCAACGTCGAGTTCTACACGGGGGTCGACGCACGGTTGCCCGAGCCGATCGTGTCGGGGCCGATGCTCGACGCGCCGGCGCTCGCGGGCAAGCGCGTGCTGCTGGTCGACGACGTCTCCGACTCGGGCCGCACGCTCAAGAAGGTCGTGGGCATGATCACGGATGCGGGCGCCGAGGTGCGCACCGCGACGCTGTACGTCAAGTCGCAGACCGTGCTCGTGCCCGACTACACGTACCGTTCCACCGACGACTGGATCGTCTTCCCGTGGTCGGCCCTGCCGCCCGTCGACGAGGCGGTCGAGGCGGCCTCGTGA
- a CDS encoding peptidase S51: protein MSVHLVGGGWTPAHQPEVFRGFVAEAAERAAAEGAAVPVIAVLLLDVPGGGPNPYADLYRGALAAGGGADVRITGVAEADGEFAPVHLAGAHGVLVGGGPTPGYRRAVEPIAGELRRLVASGSPYLGFSAGAAIAADTAILGGWRIGGVPVCGEEAGEGLDDVTVEPGIGLVDLTVEVHAAQWGTLARLIAATEAGLVPGGVAIDEDTALVVGESVRVAGAGSVWRAEATDRGVLVTTLGA from the coding sequence GTGAGCGTGCACCTCGTGGGCGGCGGGTGGACGCCCGCCCACCAGCCCGAGGTGTTCCGCGGCTTCGTCGCCGAGGCGGCCGAGCGCGCCGCCGCCGAGGGCGCGGCGGTACCGGTGATCGCCGTGCTGCTGCTCGACGTGCCCGGCGGCGGCCCGAACCCGTACGCCGACCTCTACCGCGGCGCGCTCGCCGCGGGCGGCGGCGCCGACGTGCGCATCACGGGCGTGGCCGAGGCGGACGGCGAGTTCGCGCCGGTCCACCTGGCCGGTGCGCACGGCGTCCTCGTCGGCGGAGGTCCCACGCCCGGCTACCGCCGCGCGGTCGAACCGATCGCGGGGGAGCTGCGCCGGCTCGTGGCATCCGGTTCGCCCTACCTCGGGTTCTCGGCCGGTGCCGCGATCGCGGCCGACACCGCGATCCTCGGCGGCTGGCGCATCGGCGGCGTGCCGGTCTGCGGCGAGGAGGCGGGCGAGGGCCTCGACGACGTGACCGTGGAACCGGGCATCGGGCTGGTCGACCTGACCGTCGAGGTGCACGCCGCGCAGTGGGGCACGCTCGCGCGGCTGATCGCCGCGACCGAGGCGGGGCTGGTGCCCGGTGGCGTCGCGATCGACGAGGACACGGCACTGGTCGTGGGCGAGTCGGTGCGCGTCGCCGGCGCGGGCAGCGTCTGGCGCGCCGAGGCGACCGACCGCGGCGTGCTCGTGACCACCCTGGGGGCCTGA
- a CDS encoding uracil-DNA glycosylase: MPRTLAELADDGLVDAGWAEALQPVAARIAAMGDFLRAEVAEGRGYLPAGDRVLRAFQRPLADVRVLIVGQDPYPTPGHPIGLSFAVESHVRPVPRSLQNIYRELRDDLGVPTPDHGDLTAWSDAGVMLLNRVLTVRPGAPASHRGKGWEEVTEHAIRALVGRGTPLVAILWGRDAAGLKPMLGDVPSIESAHPSPLSASRGFFGSRPFSRANALLAEQGGAPVDWALA; this comes from the coding sequence GTGCCCCGCACGCTGGCCGAGCTCGCCGACGACGGCCTGGTCGACGCCGGCTGGGCGGAGGCGCTGCAGCCGGTGGCGGCGCGGATCGCCGCAATGGGCGACTTCCTCCGCGCCGAGGTCGCCGAGGGGCGCGGCTACCTGCCCGCGGGCGATCGCGTGCTGCGCGCGTTCCAGCGGCCGCTCGCCGACGTGCGCGTGCTGATCGTCGGCCAGGACCCGTACCCCACCCCGGGGCATCCGATCGGGCTGTCGTTCGCGGTCGAGTCGCACGTGCGCCCGGTGCCGCGGAGCCTGCAGAACATCTACCGCGAGCTGCGCGACGACCTCGGCGTGCCGACGCCCGATCACGGCGACCTCACCGCCTGGTCGGACGCGGGCGTCATGCTGCTGAACCGCGTGCTGACCGTGCGCCCGGGGGCCCCGGCGTCGCACCGCGGAAAGGGGTGGGAGGAGGTCACGGAGCACGCCATCCGCGCCCTCGTCGGGCGCGGCACGCCGCTGGTCGCGATCCTCTGGGGACGCGACGCGGCCGGCCTGAAGCCCATGCTCGGCGACGTGCCGTCGATCGAGTCGGCGCACCCGAGTCCGCTGTCGGCGTCGCGCGGGTTCTTCGGCTCGCGGCCGTTCAGCCGTGCGAACGCCCTGCTCGCGGAGCAGGGCGGGGCCCCGGTCGACTGGGCCCTCGCGTGA